The genomic DNA GTCGCCGTAGAGCGTGCAATAGCCGACCGAAAGCTCCGACTTGTTGCCGGTGCTGAGCAAGAGATGGCCCTCGCGGTTGCTGATCGCCATCAGGATGTTCCCGCGAATCCGGGCCTGGATGTTTTGCAGGGCGGTGTCGACTCGCTTGCTTCCGTCATAGCGGAGCGTCTCGCGATATTGGCCATAAAGATCGCCGATGGGATAAGTCCGGTGCTCGATCTTGAGCGCCTTGACCAGGGCCGCGGCATCGCGGATGCTGCCGGGACTGGAGAAAGGCGAAGGCAGGCTGACGCCGAGGACATTCTTGGGGCCCAGGGCTCGGGCCGCGATCCAGGCGGTCAAAGCGCTGTCGATCCCGCCGGAGAGCCCGACGACAACTTTGCGGAAGCCGCACTTGCGAAGATAATCCTGCAAGCCCACGATCAAGGCTTCCAAAACCAGCTCTTCCTCGACTTGGCGCGGAACCGCGATGGGCTTGAGCCGGTTCAAATCGACCACCTCGAGGTCTTCGCGGAAGGCCTTGAGCTGGCGGACCAGCTTGCCCTCTTCGTTCAGCACCAGCGATTGGCCGTCGAAGACCAGGTCGTCGTTGCCGCCCACCAGGTTCACGTAGACCAGCGGCACCCGATAACGCAACGTTTGGCGCTGCAGCAACTGGCGGCGCGTCGTCTCCTTGCCCCGCGAATAAGGCGAAGCCGAGATGTTGATCAGTAGCTCGGCGCCAGCTTGAGCCTGCTCCATCACCGGATCGACGGTATAAAGGTCGCGGACCCAATAGGCCCGGTCGTTCCAAATATCCTCGCAGATGCTGATTCCGATTTGGAGGTCATGATAGGAGAAGACCGGCGATTCGGCCCCGGGCTGGAAATACCGGCCCTCGTCGAAGACGTCGTAAGTCGGCAGCAGGGTCTTATGCTTCACGCCCAAAATTCGGCGTCGGGAGATGAGGGCGGCGGCGTTGGCCAAGCTCTTGCCGCGAGGCGAGTCGCGGTGGTCGACGAAGCCGAGAATGGCGGCGACCTCGTTCACTTGCCGGGTCGCGTCGCGCAGCGCCCGGAAATTGGCCTCGATGAAATCGGGCCGGTCGAGCAAATCCTTGGGCGGGTAGCCGCAGAGCGTGAGCTCGGGAAACACCGCGAGGTCCGCGCCCTTGGCTTTGGCCCGGCGCATCCCCTCCAGGACCTTTTTCAAGTTTCCTTCAAAATCGCCGACGGTGGTGTTGATCTGGGCGAGCGCGACTTTCATCCGCCCGGAACATACCTTGGTCTAGCGAAGCTTCTCCAGCACTTTCGGGAAGAGCACGAAGGAGGCTCCGAACACCAAGTGAGCCGCCCAATCCCAGAACATCGGCACTTCCCGGTTCCAGAAATCTTGGCCGTGAAGGGCGTTCATCAAGATCGGAATGAGCAAATAAGGTCCGATCATGGAAAAAACGCCCAAGCCCAAGCCCAGGAGAAGCGCCGAGCCGGCGCTGCGGATCTTCAGCAACGATGCCAAAAACCCGTAGACCAGGCCCCACAGCAAGGAGGGTCCGAGCTGATGGAGCAGCAGTCCGGCGACCAAGGCGCCGGCATGGAACCCTTGCAGCGCCTGGTCGCCGAAAACCGCTGAGCCGATCACCTGGACGGGGTAAATGGGGCTTTTGCCAAAAAATACGGCGAAAACGAGCATGACGACGACGGCCATGATGAGACCGGCGATTTGGCCGGTGACGATGCCGCCCAAGATGGGCCGGCCTTCGAGCTTGGTCTGGTCGCCAACATAAGCTTTGGTGGGCAACGTCGTATCCATAGGTCCTCCAAATTCG from bacterium includes the following:
- a CDS encoding NAD+ synthase; translated protein: MKVALAQINTTVGDFEGNLKKVLEGMRRAKAKGADLAVFPELTLCGYPPKDLLDRPDFIEANFRALRDATRQVNEVAAILGFVDHRDSPRGKSLANAAALISRRRILGVKHKTLLPTYDVFDEGRYFQPGAESPVFSYHDLQIGISICEDIWNDRAYWVRDLYTVDPVMEQAQAGAELLINISASPYSRGKETTRRQLLQRQTLRYRVPLVYVNLVGGNDDLVFDGQSLVLNEEGKLVRQLKAFREDLEVVDLNRLKPIAVPRQVEEELVLEALIVGLQDYLRKCGFRKVVVGLSGGIDSALTAWIAARALGPKNVLGVSLPSPFSSPGSIRDAAALVKALKIEHRTYPIGDLYGQYRETLRYDGSKRVDTALQNIQARIRGNILMAISNREGHLLLSTGNKSELSVGYCTLYGDMAGGFALLSDVPKTLVYRLARLANKIQPAIPRSSLTKPPSAELAPNQKDQDDLPPYETLDGILERYIERRMLPEEIVADGFDKKTVEEVLRRLDANEYKRQQAAPGIRVTGKAFGYGWRMPISNHYRVKL